A genomic segment from Acidimicrobiia bacterium encodes:
- the map gene encoding type I methionyl aminopeptidase, with amino-acid sequence MITRKSAEQIALMRRAGTVVAEMHEVCTRAARPGATTADLDRAAHEVLDQRGARSNFLNYHGFPAVACISPNEVIVHGIPGDRVLEEGDIVSIDCGAIIEGWHADAAVTVPVGEVDDESKRLIDITRRALQASIDATVAGNRLGDVGAVSEAVVMKAGFSVVREYVGHGIGTEMHEDPQVPNHGPPGRGLRLKPGLVIAIEPMVNAGSARSRVLADGWTVVTADGRRSAHFEHTIAVTDDGPEVLTLPW; translated from the coding sequence GTGATCACGCGCAAGTCCGCGGAGCAGATCGCCCTCATGCGGCGCGCGGGGACGGTCGTCGCGGAGATGCACGAGGTCTGCACGCGCGCGGCACGACCGGGCGCGACGACCGCGGATCTCGACCGGGCCGCGCACGAGGTGCTCGACCAACGCGGCGCGCGCTCGAACTTCCTCAACTACCACGGCTTCCCCGCGGTCGCCTGCATCTCGCCGAACGAGGTGATCGTGCACGGCATCCCGGGAGATCGGGTGCTCGAAGAAGGCGACATCGTGTCGATCGACTGCGGGGCGATCATCGAGGGCTGGCACGCCGACGCCGCGGTCACGGTCCCCGTCGGTGAAGTCGACGACGAGAGCAAGCGGCTCATCGACATCACCCGGCGCGCGCTCCAGGCCTCGATCGACGCGACCGTCGCGGGCAACCGACTCGGCGACGTCGGCGCGGTGTCGGAGGCCGTGGTCATGAAGGCCGGCTTCTCGGTCGTGCGTGAGTACGTGGGCCACGGCATCGGGACCGAGATGCACGAGGACCCGCAGGTCCCGAACCACGGGCCCCCGGGTCGCGGTCTGCGACTCAAGCCGGGACTCGTGATCGCGATCGAGCCGATGGTGAACGCGGGCTCGGCTCGGAGCCGGGTGCTGGCCGACGGCTGGACGGTCGTGACGGCCGACGGGCGGCGTTCCGCCCACTTCGAGCACACGATCGCGGTGACCGACGACGGCCCGGAGGTCCTGACCCTGCCCTGGTGA
- the infA gene encoding translation initiation factor IF-1 — MAKPKDDAILVEGTVVEPLPNAMFRVELDNGHRVLAHISGKMRMNYIRIAPGDKVQVELTPYDLSRGRITYRYK; from the coding sequence CTGGCGAAGCCCAAGGATGACGCGATCCTGGTGGAAGGCACCGTGGTCGAGCCTCTGCCGAACGCCATGTTCCGCGTCGAGCTCGACAACGGGCATCGGGTGCTCGCCCACATCTCCGGGAAGATGCGGATGAACTACATCCGCATCGCGCCGGGCGACAAGGTCCAGGTGGAGCTCACGCCGTACGACCTGTCCCGCGGCCGCATCACCTATCGGTACAAGTAA
- the rpmJ gene encoding 50S ribosomal protein L36 encodes MKVRPSVKKICEKCKVIRRHGSVRVICTNPRHKQRQG; translated from the coding sequence GTGAAAGTTCGACCGTCGGTCAAGAAGATCTGTGAGAAGTGCAAGGTGATCCGCCGGCACGGCTCGGTGCGCGTCATCTGCACGAACCCCCGTCACAAGCAGCGCCAGGGCTGA
- the rpsM gene encoding 30S ribosomal protein S13 has product MARISGVDIPREKRLEISLTYIYGIGRTTAQKVCDRTGMSPDTRVRDLTDEEVSRLRADIEANVQVEGDLRREVAQNIKRKMEIGCYEGLRHRRGLPVRGQRTRTNARTRKGPKKTVAGKKRARK; this is encoded by the coding sequence ATGGCTCGTATCTCCGGTGTCGACATCCCGCGCGAGAAGCGGCTCGAGATCTCGCTCACGTACATCTACGGCATCGGTCGTACGACCGCACAGAAGGTGTGCGACCGGACCGGCATGTCGCCCGACACGCGCGTGCGTGACCTCACCGACGAAGAGGTCTCGAGGTTGCGCGCCGACATCGAGGCGAACGTGCAGGTCGAGGGCGACCTGCGCCGCGAGGTCGCGCAGAACATCAAGCGGAAGATGGAGATCGGCTGCTACGAGGGCCTCCGTCACCGCCGCGGTCTGCCGGTGCGCGGGCAGCGCACGCGCACGAACGCCCGCACCCGCAAGGGTCCGAAGAAGACCGTCGCCGGCAAGAAGCGCGCCCGCAAGTAG